CACATTTTGAATCCCGTTTAGCTCGGCGTTTTTTCGCGATAAACCAATAGCACGTGTATTAATATCCATCATTAACACTTCACGCTCCGGATGATCCTTTGCGATTGATAAACCAATCGGTCCATAGCCACAACCAACATCAAGCACAACACCTTCTACTTCGGGCATTTCAAAGGCATCAATTAACACACGGGAACCAAAATCTACTTCGCTTTTACTAAATACACCGGCATCTGTTTCAAATGTAAATGTATATCCTAATAAAGTAAACTTCCATTGGCGTGGTTTACTTTCCGTTTGAGGTTTATTTGAATAATAATGTTCAGACATGTGTAACACGCCTCCTAGATAGATGTAAATAAAGAAAAGCTCGCCGCAAAATTGTGACGAGCTTCCCTTATACAACTAAGCACATGACTTAGTAAAGTAAGTTAAACTAAAATTATTTAACTTCTACAGAAGCGCCAACTTCTTCAAGTTTAGACTTGATTCCTTCAGCTTCTTCTTTAGAGATACCTTCTTTAAGAGCTTTAGGAGCGTTGTCAACAACCTCTTTAGCTTCTTTTAAACCTAAACCAGTGATTTCACGAACCACTTTGATTACTTTGATTTTTTCAGCACCAGCAGAAGCTAATACTACATCAAATTCTGTTTTTTCTTCAGCAGCGCCAGCAGCACCACCAGCAACTACAGCTACAGGAGCTGCTGCTGTTACACCGAATTCTTCTTCGATTGCTTTTACTAAATCGTTTAATTCTAGAACTGTCATAGCTTTGATAGCTTCTAAGATTTGCTCTTTGTTCATTTTAATTTCCTCCTATTGGATGTTTATTGTTTTTAGGCCGTTAAGCCGAGATTGAAAGCTAAGATGCAATTAAGCGCCTTGCTCTTCTTTTTGTTCTGCAACAGCTTTTGTTGCAAGTGCGAAGTTGCGCACTGGAGCTTGAAGTACAGATAAAAGCATTGATAATAGACCTTCGCGAGATGGAAGTTCTGCAAGAGCTTTAACGTCTTCAACAGATGCGACAGTACCTTCGATAATACCAGCTTTAATTTCTAACGCTTCGTTTTTCTTAGCGAACTCGTTGATGATTTTAGCTGGAGCTACTACGTCCTCGTTAGAGAATGCGATAGCGTTTGGACCAGTTAAGAATTCATTGATTCCTTCTAAACCAGCGGCTTCAGTAGCACGACGAGTTAAAGTGTTTTTGTAAACTTTAAACTCAACACCAGCTTCACGTAATTGCTTACGTAATTCTGTTACTTGTCCTACAGTTAAACCACGGTAGTCAACTACTACTACAGATGCAGCAGCTTTGAATTTATCAGCGATTTCTCCAACTTGAACTTTTTTAGTTTCGATTGCTTTGCTCATGATGACACCTCCTATTAGAATGAGTCATTTATACCGACAAAGAAAAGCCTCTATATCATAATAGACACAGAGGCTGAAAGTACATCATCTTAAAAAGAATCCGAACTCCGATGTCCTCGGTAGGATCATTAAGTGACAAGTCACTCCTACTGTCTACGGTACAAATGGATGATTCACAACAGCATCCATCTTACCAAGTAAGCGGGCCGTTGTCAAGTAATTTAATCAAAACAATTACTAGAATTGTTTTGATTATTTAACTGTTACGTTAGCAGCATCAACTTTTACAGCAGGACCCATTGTAGTTGTAACGTTTACAGACTTCATGTAAGTACCTTTCGCTGCAGCTGGCTTAGCTTTTTGAACTACTTCAAATACAGCTAAGAAGTTTTCTACTAATTTTTGAGTATCGAAAGAAACTTTACCGATAGGAGCGTGGATGATACCAGCTTTTTCAGCGCGGTATTCTACTTTACCAGCTTTAATTTCTTCGATAGCTTTAGTTACGTCAAAAGTAACTGTACCAGTTTTAGGGTTTGGCATTAAACCTTTTGGTCCTAATACACGACCTAATTTACCAACTTCACCCATCATATCAGGTGTTGCTACGATTACATCGAAATCGAACCAACCTTGTTGGATTTTGTTAACCATATCTGAATCGCCTACGTAGTCAGCACCAGCAGCTTCTGCTTCTTTAGCTTTCTCACCTTTAGCGAATACTAATACTTTTTGAGTTTTACCAGTACCGTGTGGTAATACTACCGCACCACGGATTTGTTGGTCATTCTTACGAGTGTCGATACCTAATTTGAATGCTACTTCTACAGTTGCATCGAAGTTAACTGTAGATGTTTTTTGCGCTAATGCTACTGCTTCTTCTACAGAGTATAAAGTAGCGCGATCGATTAATTTAACTGCGTCTTGCAGTTTTTTACCTTTTTTAGCCATTATAAATTTCCTCCTTGATTGTGGTTGTAACGGATTTGACCTCCCACGAATAAAGGTTGCGCACTCTTCTAAATGAATATCCGAGCGCAGCAACCTTCCAAAAACAAAAACATCATCAAGTGTGAAGATGGGATTAGTCTTCGATAACGATACCCATGCTTCGTGCAGTACCTTCAACCATTAACATTGCAGCTTCAACTGAAGCAGCGTTAAGGTCTGGCATTTTTTGTTCAGCGATTTCGCGAACTTTATCACGTTTAACCGTTGCAACTTTCTTACGGTTTGGTTCACCAGATCCAGATTGGATACCAGCTGCTACTTTAAGTAATACTGCTGCAGGTGGAGTTTTAGTAATGAAAGTGAATGAACGGTCTTCGAATACTGAAATTTCAACTGGAATGATTAAACCAGCTTGATCAGCAGTACGAGCGTTAAATTCTTTACAGAATCCCATGATGTTAACACCCGCTTGACCTAATGCAGGACCAACCGGTGGTGCTGGGTTTGCTTTACCAGCAGGGATTTGAAGTTTTACAACTTTAATAACTTTTTTAGCCACGAGACACACCTCCTTAAGTCCGTGATGTGGTAATTGGGTTGCCCCTCCCACTCAAATATCTGTTCGTCAGCTAACTTGCCGATAACATTAAAACTAAATTTATATCACACGTCATTTTATGACAGTCTGACCTTTGAAATGATAACACTTTTAAAATGCTTAATCAAGTATAAATAAATCTATATTTTTTGAATTTGGTTAAAGTCAAGCTCCATCACTGTTTCGCGACCGAACATATCAACTAAAACTTTTAATTTAGCTTTTTCGATATCTACTTCTTCTACGCGACCTTGGAAGTGTGCGAATGGCCCTTCAAGAACTTCTACAACTTCCCCTACAGTAATTTCAACTTCACCTAATCGTTGTTCGTTCATGCCCATTTGAGCAAGTAAGCGTTCAGCTTCTTCCGGTAAAAGTGGAGTTGGTTTTACGCCACCACCTGAAGACCCGATGAACCCCGTTACACCTGGCGTGTTACGTACTACATACCATGCATCATCAGTCATGATTAGTTCTACCAATACATAACCAGGGAAGATTTTACGCATTACTGCTTTTTTCTTACCATCTTCTTTTACGTCGATTTCTTCGTGTTCTGCTACGATGACACGGAAAATTTTATCTTGCATTCCCATCGTTTCTACACGTTTTTCAAGATTCGCTTTTACTCGGTTTTCATAACCAGAATAAGTATGCACTACATACCAATTTTTTTCCATATTAGGTAGGACTAAATCGTCCGTCCCTCCTTTATATTAAAAGTGTTAAGGCCTGTTTCCCTATTTACATTCAATTACACCGAGGCGTAATTGCGTCCAGATTTTTTCGAGTTCACTCGAAAAAATCCTCTAAAAAATCTATTTCTTCAAACAAAACGTATTTGTTTTAAAACAAATGAAAAAACCCGTTACTTGAAATGGACGGGCTCTTTCGCAATATTAACATGACCTAGCTTATAGAGACAAGAACCAACGGAATAATTCTGAGACTCCTAGATCTACAACTGTAAAGAATAACGCCATTACGATTACTGTTGAAACTACAACAACCGTGTATTTCGTTAACTCTTTGCTTTTTGGCCAGCTTGTTTTACGCATTTCAGAGCCGACTTCTTGTAAAAAGTTCGATACCTTACTCATTTTCGCCTACCCCCGAACAACAAATTAATCTATATTTCGTTTATAACGTTTGTTTATGCATTGTATGTTCATTGCAATGCGAGCAAAACTTTTTAAGCTCTAAACGCTCAGTAGTTCCTTCTCTTTTCGGAATACTATAGTTTCGAGACCCGCATTTTTCACAACTTAAAACGACTTTTTTTGCCATAATTTATCACCTTTTCGGCATTTTGTCCTTTAAAGACTAACACCTAATTTTGTCACTGTCAACAAAGGCTCATTTGCTTTAGGTCATTTCTTTTAGCTCTAAATGACGCTCTAATTTCCGCTTAACGCGCTGCAAAGCATTATCGATAGATTTGACGTGGCGATTTAATTCTTCGGATATTTCATTATAGGATTGCCCCTCTAAATAGCGAGTTAATACTTGTTGTTCTAGCTCGCTCAGTACTTCTCCCATCTTTTGTTCTAAATAATGATAATCCTCACGATTAATCATCAAATACTCCGGATCATCTGAAATCGGACTTGTAATAATGTCCATTAATGTACGCTCCGATTCCTCATCATAAATCGGCTTATCGAGCGATACATAGGAATTCAGCGG
This portion of the Solibacillus daqui genome encodes:
- a CDS encoding class I SAM-dependent methyltransferase; translation: MSEHYYSNKPQTESKPRQWKFTLLGYTFTFETDAGVFSKSEVDFGSRVLIDAFEMPEVEGVVLDVGCGYGPIGLSIAKDHPEREVLMMDINTRAIGLSRKNAELNGIQNVRIFESDGLSAVEAGTQAAAILTNPPIRAGKETIFRFYDQAYELLVTNGELWVVIQKKQGAPSTVSHLEELFTEVDVVEKKKGYWIVRAKK
- the rplA gene encoding 50S ribosomal protein L1 → MAKKGKKLQDAVKLIDRATLYSVEEAVALAQKTSTVNFDATVEVAFKLGIDTRKNDQQIRGAVVLPHGTGKTQKVLVFAKGEKAKEAEAAGADYVGDSDMVNKIQQGWFDFDVIVATPDMMGEVGKLGRVLGPKGLMPNPKTGTVTFDVTKAIEEIKAGKVEYRAEKAGIIHAPIGKVSFDTQKLVENFLAVFEVVQKAKPAAAKGTYMKSVNVTTTMGPAVKVDAANVTVK
- the rpmG gene encoding 50S ribosomal protein L33, whose amino-acid sequence is MAKKVVLSCEKCGSRNYSIPKREGTTERLELKKFCSHCNEHTMHKQTL
- the nusG gene encoding transcription termination/antitermination protein NusG — protein: MEKNWYVVHTYSGYENRVKANLEKRVETMGMQDKIFRVIVAEHEEIDVKEDGKKKAVMRKIFPGYVLVELIMTDDAWYVVRNTPGVTGFIGSSGGGVKPTPLLPEEAERLLAQMGMNEQRLGEVEITVGEVVEVLEGPFAHFQGRVEEVDIEKAKLKVLVDMFGRETVMELDFNQIQKI
- the rplJ gene encoding 50S ribosomal protein L10; protein product: MSKAIETKKVQVGEIADKFKAAASVVVVDYRGLTVGQVTELRKQLREAGVEFKVYKNTLTRRATEAAGLEGINEFLTGPNAIAFSNEDVVAPAKIINEFAKKNEALEIKAGIIEGTVASVEDVKALAELPSREGLLSMLLSVLQAPVRNFALATKAVAEQKEEQGA
- the rplK gene encoding 50S ribosomal protein L11 — protein: MAKKVIKVVKLQIPAGKANPAPPVGPALGQAGVNIMGFCKEFNARTADQAGLIIPVEISVFEDRSFTFITKTPPAAVLLKVAAGIQSGSGEPNRKKVATVKRDKVREIAEQKMPDLNAASVEAAMLMVEGTARSMGIVIED
- the secE gene encoding preprotein translocase subunit SecE — translated: MSKVSNFLQEVGSEMRKTSWPKSKELTKYTVVVVSTVIVMALFFTVVDLGVSELFRWFLSL
- the rplL gene encoding 50S ribosomal protein L7/L12, with the protein product MNKEQILEAIKAMTVLELNDLVKAIEEEFGVTAAAPVAVVAGGAAGAAEEKTEFDVVLASAGAEKIKVIKVVREITGLGLKEAKEVVDNAPKALKEGISKEEAEGIKSKLEEVGASVEVK